From the genome of Papaver somniferum cultivar HN1 unplaced genomic scaffold, ASM357369v1 unplaced-scaffold_10, whole genome shotgun sequence:
gaagagaaaagaaacggGTGAGAGGAATAAATGTTCTGACCGTTTTCGGGAGTTAATAGAACTTCCCAAAAACGTTGATGGGTAATTGAGGAACTCTGCACGTTTTTAAAAATTTTAAATAATGTTGGGTGCGACTGTAGAGAAAAGTAAttgtgggcctggcggtaagaaaaaaaataattctaggcctgcgcctaattttcccttgcTGAATACATGTTCCTTGAGGTCCAGTTAGGGGTGAACATTTTATCCGTCATCTGCGGATTTAGACGAGACCAATCGTATTTGTGCGGATGGATGCCCAGATCTTTCGCTAACGGGTTGGGCGTggatgagatttttgaaatccaacggattacggatTAGACCCGGATACAACCTTGAatatccgttggacatccatacccgTTAGATTAACGGTacttatatagtttttagaaaatatatgGATAGTTTGGAACTTTTAAAGTGTTTACTTTGAGTGTTGTCCATGGCATTTCcgtatttatatacatatataaaatgtgtaggttccataagaagtcatctatattggctttattttttcattataaatctTAACTAACACAagtccattggattatccgcacccAATCCGTTCATCCGTGCATCTACTGGATGCAAAACCGTTGGATGTTAGATTGgttgcggatgccaaatttgaaatccgcaGTGAATtgaattggatgcggatgaggtgaaaaccggACCATACCGGTCCATGCACACCCCTGGTCCTATATACTAACTAAAACTTAACAGTTACATACTTACAGTTGATAAATACGAATTAAAACTTAGCAGTTACAGTGACAAATAAAAGCTTCTTGATGGATCCCAtcttatttatgattgattgatgggCTGGAGGTTACATTGAATGATGACAGTAGCTTGTAGTCGCATGGTCCATGTAACATCCGAAGGAAAACTAGGACAACTTTAGAGCAGACTTTCCTCCACGACAGCAACACTTGCAACGCCTTACAAATTTAGATTCACCTATGGCGCACTTGTTCTCGATCACACGCCCTCCTAACTCCGAACAATCTTCTTTACACCAATTTGTACAATCAACGCAATTTGAGCTTGGCATCGTAGTCTCTGTGTATGTATCTCCATTTTCACACTGATCGCTCGAAGGAGGTGTAGGACATGGTGGGGGTGGTGGAAGAGGAGTAGGAGGAGGACATGACGGGGGTGGTGGAGGAGATGCTGGTTTTACACAACAGCATTCACAACGAACGTTTTTACCTGAACGTGTGCATGTCGGGGATAACGCTCCGTGGGTGCGCAACGCAGCACACCCACCATAACAATAAGCTGTACAGACTAAGCAATCTGAAGTTGGACCCCAAACCTGAGTCGTGTATACATTTTTCTTAGTGTCACAGACGTAGTTATCTGTAGCAAGAGCTCCTGTATCTACTGCATAAAAACCACAAGATTGACTACAAAATTAAAACTTGACAACGACACCGATATTGAACTTAATACAGAGCTGCTAACTGGTGTATATGCTGGAAAAAAATGATAATTAAAACAGAGATAAAAATCACTTTTACGGTGGTACTTACCGGAAGGGATAACAGAGGCAATGACACTTGGGTGATCCCCAGAGGCGGAAACAAGAAGAACCGAAACCAGGAGGAACACAAtattataaacaaaaataaaacaataagaaGCCATTTTACTTGCTGAACTGTGATGGATATAGCAAAATGAGTTGGTTTATATATGATTACCGGAGAGGGCAACCCAACCCACCTAAACGGAATTATTGGTGTGCATTAACTTCTTCCCATCTACCCAATGGTGCACATGGGCACTCTGTGAAGTGGTTCAAATCTTTTATTGCGCGATTGAAGGCATCAAGTGAGCTGGGGTTAATCCATATCGTGAGATGGTGTAAGAATTTCTACGGAACTTCTTTATTGTGGGGTTTTTCTCGATCTCTTTGTGCGACGAGATTTGTTGTGTCTCGTGCATGGGTTTCCATGGCCTTTGGCTTTTAGAAGCTTCAATTGCTGATGCCACTTCAGCTGAACAGCT
Proteins encoded in this window:
- the LOC113326063 gene encoding mulatexin-like; protein product: MASYCFIFVYNIVFLLVSVLLVSASGDHPSVIASVIPSVDTGALATDNYVCDTKKNVYTTQVWGPTSDCLVCTAYCYGGCAALRTHGALSPTCTRSGKNVRCECCCVKPASPPPPPSCPPPTPLPPPPPCPTPPSSDQCENGDTYTETTMPSSNCVDCTNWCKEDCSELGGRVIENKCAIGESKFVRRCKCCCRGGKSALKLS